From the Streptomyces nigrescens genome, one window contains:
- a CDS encoding MBL fold metallo-hydrolase, whose protein sequence is MLIAGFPAGAWGTNCYLVAPAAGEECVIIDPGHQAAQGVEDAVKKHRLKPVAVVLTHGHIDHVASVVPVCGAHDVPAWIHPSDRYMMSDPEKALGRSIGQQLMGELTVGEPDDVKELSDGAALELAGMEFSVAHAPGHTKGSVTFRMPEQADIPPVFFSGDLLFAGSIGRTDLPGGDHAEILQSLARVCLPLEDSTVVLSGHGPQTTIGRERATNPFLREVAAGLGDGFSPAPRRGM, encoded by the coding sequence GTGCTGATTGCCGGGTTCCCCGCCGGGGCCTGGGGCACCAATTGCTACTTGGTCGCCCCCGCCGCCGGCGAGGAGTGCGTCATCATCGACCCGGGCCACCAGGCGGCCCAAGGAGTCGAGGACGCGGTCAAAAAGCATCGGCTCAAGCCCGTCGCGGTCGTCCTCACCCATGGCCACATCGACCATGTCGCCTCCGTGGTCCCGGTGTGCGGCGCGCACGATGTCCCGGCCTGGATCCACCCCTCGGACCGCTACATGATGAGCGACCCGGAGAAGGCCCTCGGTCGCTCCATCGGTCAGCAGCTCATGGGCGAACTCACCGTGGGGGAGCCGGACGACGTCAAGGAGCTGAGCGACGGTGCCGCCCTGGAACTCGCCGGGATGGAGTTCTCCGTCGCGCACGCCCCGGGCCATACCAAGGGGTCGGTGACGTTCAGGATGCCCGAGCAGGCCGACATTCCGCCGGTCTTCTTCTCTGGCGACCTGCTCTTCGCCGGCTCCATCGGACGCACCGATCTGCCGGGCGGCGACCACGCCGAGATCCTGCAGTCGCTGGCGCGTGTGTGCCTGCCGCTGGAGGACTCGACCGTCGTCCTGTCCGGCCACGGCCCCCAGACCACCATCGGCCGCGAGCGCGCCACCAACCCCTTCCTGCGGGAAGTGGCCGCCGGCCTCGGAGACGGCTTCAGTCCGGCTCCACGACGAGGAATGTGA
- the hisS gene encoding histidine--tRNA ligase — MSTFKAPKGTYDLIPPQSATYLAVREAIAAPLKNSGYGYIETPGFESVELFARGVGESTDIVTKEMYAFETKGGDQLALRPEGTASVLRAALEASLHKAGNLPVKLWYSGSYYRYERPQKGRYRHFSQVGAEAIGAEDPALDAELIILADQAYRALGLRNFRILLNSLGDKECRPVYRAALQDFLRGLDLDEDTRRRVDINPLRVLDDKRESVQKQLDGAPKLRDYLCEACKAYHEQVRELLTAAGVAFEDDEKLVRGLDYYTRTTFEFVHDGLGSQSAVGGGGRYDGLSEMIGGPALPSVGWALGVDRTVLALEAEGITLDIPAATAVYAVPLGEEARRVLFGVVTELRRAGVATDFAFGGKGLKNAMKSANRSGARLALVAGERDLAEGVVQLKDLESGEQTAVALDTVAEEVRRTLG, encoded by the coding sequence GTGAGCACCTTCAAGGCCCCCAAGGGCACGTACGACCTGATTCCGCCGCAGTCCGCCACCTATCTCGCGGTGCGCGAGGCGATCGCCGCGCCGCTGAAGAACTCCGGGTACGGCTACATCGAGACGCCCGGTTTCGAGAGTGTCGAGCTGTTCGCGCGCGGCGTCGGTGAGTCCACCGACATCGTGACCAAGGAGATGTACGCCTTCGAGACCAAGGGCGGCGACCAGCTGGCGCTGCGCCCCGAGGGCACCGCGTCCGTGCTGCGCGCCGCACTGGAGGCCAGCCTCCACAAGGCGGGCAACCTCCCCGTCAAGCTCTGGTACTCCGGCTCGTACTACCGCTACGAGCGTCCGCAGAAGGGCCGTTACCGCCACTTCTCCCAGGTCGGCGCCGAGGCCATCGGTGCCGAGGACCCCGCGCTGGACGCCGAGTTGATCATCCTGGCCGACCAGGCCTACCGCGCGCTGGGGCTGCGGAACTTCCGCATCCTGCTCAACTCCCTGGGCGACAAGGAGTGCCGCCCCGTCTACCGCGCCGCGCTGCAGGACTTCCTGCGCGGGCTCGACCTGGACGAGGACACCCGGCGCCGGGTCGACATCAACCCGCTGCGCGTCCTGGACGACAAGCGCGAGTCCGTGCAGAAGCAGCTCGACGGGGCGCCCAAGCTCCGCGACTACCTCTGCGAGGCCTGCAAGGCGTACCACGAGCAGGTGCGTGAGCTGCTGACCGCGGCGGGAGTGGCCTTCGAGGACGACGAGAAGCTGGTCCGCGGCCTGGACTACTACACCCGCACCACCTTCGAGTTCGTCCACGACGGCCTCGGCTCGCAGTCCGCGGTGGGCGGCGGCGGCCGCTACGACGGTCTCTCCGAGATGATCGGCGGCCCCGCGCTGCCGTCCGTCGGCTGGGCGCTGGGCGTCGACCGGACGGTGCTGGCGCTGGAGGCGGAGGGCATCACGCTCGACATCCCCGCCGCCACGGCCGTGTACGCGGTGCCGCTCGGCGAGGAGGCCCGCCGGGTGCTGTTCGGTGTGGTCACCGAGCTGCGGCGGGCCGGTGTCGCCACCGACTTCGCGTTCGGCGGCAAGGGCCTGAAGAACGCCATGAAGTCCGCCAACCGCTCCGGCGCGCGGCTGGCGCTGGTGGCGGGTGAGCGGGACCTGGCCGAGGGCGTCGTCCAGCTCAAGGACCTGGAGAGCGGTGAGCAGACCGCGGTCGCGCTGGACACCGTGGCCGAGGAGGTCCGGCGCACGCTGGGCTGA
- a CDS encoding vitamin K epoxide reductase family protein has translation MTTTELDDVSTDDDRVSGTGTIGSGRGLALLLVITGALGLLAAWVITLDKIELLKDPNYKPACSLNPIISCGNIMQSKQAEVFGFPNPVAGLVAFGAVIAIGMALLAGARFRRWYWIGLNVGTLLGTVFCMWLMSQSLYVINSLCLWCTLTWLITILMFWYTTVHNLKHGIIPAPDGLRRAVLEFHWVVPVLWYGVIALLILTKWWTYWSSLI, from the coding sequence ATGACGACGACAGAGCTTGACGACGTGTCCACCGACGACGACCGCGTGAGCGGCACGGGCACCATCGGCTCGGGTCGCGGCCTCGCGTTGCTCCTGGTGATCACCGGCGCGCTGGGTCTGCTCGCGGCCTGGGTCATCACCCTGGACAAGATCGAGTTGCTGAAGGACCCGAACTACAAGCCGGCCTGCAGCCTGAACCCGATCATCTCCTGCGGCAACATCATGCAGAGCAAGCAGGCGGAGGTCTTCGGCTTCCCGAACCCGGTCGCCGGTCTGGTCGCCTTCGGCGCGGTCATCGCGATCGGCATGGCCCTGCTGGCCGGAGCCCGCTTCCGCCGCTGGTACTGGATCGGACTGAACGTCGGCACGCTGCTCGGCACGGTCTTCTGCATGTGGCTGATGTCCCAGTCGCTGTACGTCATCAACTCGCTGTGCCTGTGGTGCACGCTGACGTGGCTGATCACGATCCTGATGTTCTGGTACACCACCGTGCACAACCTCAAGCACGGGATCATCCCGGCCCCCGACGGGCTGCGCCGGGCCGTGCTGGAGTTCCACTGGGTCGTGCCGGTGCTCTGGTACGGCGTGATCGCGCTGCTGATCCTCACCAAGTGGTGGACGTACTGGAGCAGCCTGATCTGA
- a CDS encoding replication-associated recombination protein A → MEPDLFTAAAEDRQEKDPAGSPLAVRMRPRTLDEVVGQQHLLKPGSPLRRLVGEGSGGPAGPSSVFLWGPPGIGKTTLAYVVSQATNKRFVELSAITAGVKEVRAVIDGARRASGGYGKETVLFLDEIHRFSKAQQDSLLPAVENRWVTLIAATTENPYFSVISPLLSRSLLLTLEPLTDDDLRGLLRRALTDARGLAGAVTLPEDTEGHLLRIAGGDARRALTALEAGAGSALAKGEKEITLQTLEESVDRAAVKYDRDGDQHYDVASALIKSIRGSDVDAALHYLARMIEAGEDPRFIARRLMISASEDIGLADPTALQTAVAAAQAVAMIGFPEARITLSQATIALALAPKSNAAYLAIDAALADVRAGQAGAVPPHLRDGHYKGAQKLGHGQGYRYPHDLPGGIAAQQYAPDEVHGKRYYEPTRHGAEARYADVVERVRVRLRSDSGESAAE, encoded by the coding sequence GTGGAGCCCGACCTGTTCACCGCCGCTGCCGAAGACCGCCAGGAGAAGGACCCCGCGGGGTCCCCGCTCGCCGTCCGGATGCGCCCGCGCACCCTCGACGAAGTCGTGGGCCAGCAGCATCTGCTCAAGCCGGGCTCGCCCCTGCGCCGGCTGGTCGGCGAGGGAAGCGGCGGCCCCGCGGGGCCGTCCTCGGTGTTCCTGTGGGGACCGCCGGGCATCGGCAAGACGACCCTGGCGTATGTCGTCAGCCAGGCGACGAACAAGCGCTTCGTGGAGCTCTCGGCGATCACGGCCGGCGTCAAGGAGGTCCGCGCGGTCATCGACGGCGCGCGGCGCGCCTCGGGCGGCTACGGCAAGGAGACCGTCCTCTTCCTGGACGAGATCCACCGCTTCAGCAAGGCCCAGCAGGATTCCCTGCTGCCGGCCGTGGAGAACCGCTGGGTCACCCTGATCGCCGCGACGACCGAGAATCCGTATTTCTCGGTGATCTCGCCGCTGCTGTCCCGCTCGCTGCTGCTGACCCTCGAACCCCTCACGGACGACGATCTGCGCGGGCTGCTGCGGCGTGCGCTGACCGACGCGCGCGGGCTGGCGGGCGCGGTGACCCTCCCCGAGGACACCGAGGGGCATCTGCTGCGGATCGCGGGCGGCGATGCCCGGCGTGCGCTGACGGCCCTGGAGGCCGGTGCCGGTTCCGCGCTGGCCAAGGGCGAGAAGGAGATCACCCTCCAGACGCTGGAGGAGTCCGTCGACCGGGCGGCGGTCAAGTACGACCGGGACGGCGATCAGCATTACGACGTCGCCAGCGCGCTGATCAAGTCCATCCGGGGCTCGGACGTCGACGCCGCGCTGCACTACCTGGCGCGCATGATCGAGGCGGGGGAGGACCCGCGGTTCATCGCCCGCCGACTGATGATCTCGGCGAGCGAGGACATCGGCCTGGCCGATCCGACGGCCCTGCAGACCGCGGTCGCCGCCGCCCAGGCCGTGGCGATGATCGGCTTCCCGGAGGCGCGGATCACGCTGAGCCAGGCCACCATCGCGCTCGCCCTGGCGCCGAAGTCGAACGCCGCGTATCTGGCCATCGACGCCGCGCTGGCGGATGTCCGGGCCGGTCAGGCCGGTGCGGTGCCGCCGCATCTGCGCGACGGCCACTACAAGGGCGCCCAGAAGCTCGGCCACGGCCAGGGCTATCGGTATCCGCACGACCTGCCGGGCGGTATCGCGGCCCAGCAGTACGCCCCGGACGAGGTGCACGGCAAGCGCTATTACGAGCCCACCCGCCATGGTGCCGAGGCGCGCTACGCCGATGTCGTCGAGCGGGTCCGGGTGCGCCTGCGCTCCGACTCCGGCGAGAGCGCCGCCGAGTAG
- a CDS encoding DUF2470 domain-containing protein, with the protein MASLNIPGVEDPDETGLSAPVCRTVTPDGDVLLLVSGDSAAARAAAHAQDDDLTAVMEITDVAPVSVPHRIRGRAWVAGWLTPVRNERRAEAAMLLAERHPVGELLGIGEALQPDPAPGLYGRTAWMMLRLEVGEGAVDDLWGSESVEPDDFADAAPDPLAAHEAELLQHLHAAHSEQVRGLCALLGDRGDVCGLRGRAVPVGLDRFGLRVRFTDAEQHSFDARFDFPEPVRDVAELRRAMHLLFEAAAE; encoded by the coding sequence ATGGCGTCTCTGAACATCCCCGGTGTCGAGGACCCCGACGAGACCGGCCTCTCGGCGCCGGTCTGCCGGACCGTGACACCCGACGGAGACGTGCTGTTGCTGGTTTCCGGCGACTCCGCGGCGGCTCGGGCGGCGGCACACGCACAGGACGACGACCTGACAGCCGTGATGGAGATCACGGATGTCGCGCCGGTTTCGGTGCCTCATCGCATCCGTGGAAGGGCCTGGGTGGCCGGCTGGCTCACCCCCGTCCGCAACGAGCGGCGCGCCGAGGCCGCGATGCTGCTCGCGGAGCGGCACCCGGTCGGTGAGCTGCTCGGCATCGGCGAGGCGCTGCAGCCGGACCCCGCTCCGGGCCTGTACGGGCGGACCGCCTGGATGATGCTGCGCCTGGAGGTCGGTGAGGGCGCGGTGGACGATCTGTGGGGCTCCGAGTCCGTCGAGCCGGACGACTTCGCCGACGCCGCCCCCGATCCGCTGGCGGCCCATGAGGCGGAGCTGCTGCAGCATCTGCACGCCGCGCACAGCGAGCAGGTGCGCGGGCTGTGCGCCCTGCTGGGCGACCGCGGGGATGTCTGCGGGCTGCGCGGCCGGGCCGTGCCGGTGGGCCTGGACCGCTTCGGGCTGCGGGTCCGCTTCACGGACGCCGAGCAGCACTCCTTCGACGCACGGTTCGACTTCCCCGAGCCCGTGCGGGACGTGGCGGAGCTGCGGCGGGCGATGCATCTCCTCTTCGAGGCGGCGGCCGAGTAG
- the rpsD gene encoding 30S ribosomal protein S4: MNQSRPKVKKSRALGIALTPKAVKYFEARPYPPGEHGRGRKQNSDYKVRLLEKQRLRAQYDISERQMARAYDRARKVEGKTGEALIIELERRLDALVLRSGIARTIYQARQMVVHGHISVNDRKVDKPSFRVRPGDVVMVRERSREKHPFQVAREGGYAPDGETPRYIEVNLQALAFRLDRDPNRKEIPVICDEQLVVEYYAR; the protein is encoded by the coding sequence GTGAACCAGTCGCGTCCCAAGGTCAAGAAGTCCCGTGCGCTCGGCATCGCGCTGACGCCGAAGGCCGTCAAGTACTTCGAGGCCCGTCCCTACCCGCCCGGCGAGCACGGCCGTGGCCGCAAGCAGAACAGTGACTACAAGGTCCGTCTGCTCGAGAAGCAGCGTCTGCGCGCGCAGTACGACATCAGCGAGCGCCAGATGGCGCGTGCCTACGACCGCGCTCGGAAGGTCGAAGGCAAGACCGGCGAAGCGCTGATCATCGAGCTTGAGCGCCGTCTGGACGCGCTCGTCCTGCGTTCGGGCATCGCCCGGACGATCTACCAGGCCCGCCAGATGGTCGTCCACGGCCACATCTCGGTGAACGACCGCAAGGTCGACAAGCCGTCCTTCCGCGTCCGCCCCGGCGACGTCGTGATGGTCCGCGAGCGCAGCCGCGAGAAGCACCCCTTCCAGGTCGCGCGTGAGGGTGGCTACGCCCCCGACGGCGAGACCCCGCGCTACATCGAGGTCAACCTGCAGGCTCTGGCGTTCCGCCTCGACCGGGACCCGAACCGCAAGGAGATCCCGGTGATCTGCGACGAGCAGCTCGTCGTCGAGTACTACGCCCGCTAA
- a CDS encoding ATP-binding protein: MRRLTRPGPLSRPSPERLRAPGRPGNLPAELNRFIGRDDELAALARHLESARLVTLTGLGGVGKSRLAGHGAAILQDRFCDGVWLVELSSLREPHLLDHTVAEALAPADHSGRPVRTALCDHLAGRELLLILDGYEHLVDACADLTAELLRRAPGLRVLAAGRRPLGLTGEQNVALAPLNTADATALFTDRAAAVLGGFTVGAANEAAVTELCERLDGIPLALELAAGRLRALSVDQVLHRLDDRFRLLTGTARGALPRHQTLRTAIGWSHELCTPEERLLWARLSVFAGQFDLEAVEYVCSGPELPAGELLDVIAELVAQSVLVREETAAGVRYRMLDTVRAYGAGWLAATPDGDRLRRRHRDWYLGLATWCELDWFSSRQAEIAARIEAELPNLRVALEQSLECPADTHLGQYLAGTLWFYWVGCGRLSEGRHWLDRALELESDHDDARLKALWVAGYVAVLQGDTVGALGALQECRDEAERTGNATAAAYALHRTGCLALVCDDMPRAEELLRGALRRYREIGELNSNVLLGQVELAMAVAFRGEPADAVRLCEDVLEVCEDHGERWTRAYAQFVLAYASWSRGDGERARTLLEESLAVHHAFHDLLGVVLAIELLAMVTLGEGDAEEAAVLQGAAGRIWPSVGLPLFGSRYFRRPHALCEEQARQRLGAEHYGRALRTGERLGLDATVARVLRPAGPVPTPHRTVRIVPPDTNEPAASPSASGGETAG; this comes from the coding sequence ATGCGACGCCTCACGCGCCCCGGTCCCCTCTCCCGCCCTTCTCCCGAGCGTCTGCGGGCGCCGGGCAGGCCGGGGAACCTTCCCGCGGAACTCAACCGCTTCATCGGCCGCGACGACGAACTGGCCGCGCTGGCACGGCATCTGGAATCGGCCCGGCTGGTGACGCTCACCGGCCTCGGCGGCGTCGGCAAGTCCCGGCTCGCCGGCCATGGCGCAGCGATCTTGCAGGATCGCTTCTGCGATGGGGTGTGGCTGGTCGAACTGTCGTCCCTGCGCGAACCGCATCTCCTGGACCACACCGTCGCCGAGGCACTGGCGCCGGCCGACCACAGCGGCCGTCCGGTGCGCACCGCGCTGTGCGACCACCTCGCCGGCCGGGAACTGCTGCTGATCCTGGACGGCTACGAGCATCTGGTCGACGCCTGTGCCGACCTGACCGCGGAGCTGCTGCGCCGCGCCCCCGGGCTGCGGGTGCTGGCCGCCGGACGACGGCCGCTCGGGCTCACCGGCGAGCAGAACGTGGCGCTGGCGCCGTTGAACACCGCCGATGCGACCGCCCTGTTCACCGACCGCGCAGCGGCCGTGCTCGGCGGCTTCACCGTCGGGGCGGCCAACGAGGCGGCGGTCACCGAGCTCTGCGAGCGGCTCGACGGCATTCCGCTCGCGCTGGAGCTGGCCGCCGGACGGCTGCGCGCGCTGTCCGTGGACCAGGTGCTCCACCGGCTCGACGACCGCTTCCGGCTGCTGACCGGCACCGCCCGCGGTGCCCTGCCGCGCCACCAGACGCTGCGTACCGCGATCGGCTGGAGCCATGAGCTGTGCACACCCGAGGAGCGGCTGCTGTGGGCGCGGCTGTCGGTCTTCGCCGGGCAGTTCGACCTGGAGGCGGTCGAATACGTCTGCTCGGGCCCGGAGCTGCCGGCCGGTGAACTCCTCGACGTCATCGCGGAGTTGGTCGCCCAGTCGGTGCTGGTGCGGGAGGAGACCGCGGCCGGGGTGCGCTACCGGATGCTGGACACCGTACGGGCCTACGGCGCGGGCTGGCTGGCGGCGACCCCGGACGGCGACCGGCTGCGGCGCCGGCACCGCGACTGGTATCTGGGGCTGGCCACCTGGTGCGAACTGGACTGGTTCAGCTCCCGGCAGGCCGAGATCGCGGCCCGGATCGAGGCCGAGCTGCCCAATCTGCGGGTGGCGCTGGAGCAGAGCCTGGAGTGCCCCGCCGATACGCACCTGGGCCAGTACCTGGCGGGCACCCTGTGGTTCTACTGGGTGGGCTGCGGCCGGCTCTCCGAGGGCCGGCACTGGCTGGACCGGGCCCTGGAGCTGGAGAGCGACCACGACGACGCACGGCTGAAGGCGCTGTGGGTGGCCGGCTATGTCGCGGTGCTCCAGGGGGACACCGTCGGCGCGCTGGGGGCCCTGCAGGAGTGCCGCGACGAGGCCGAGCGGACCGGCAACGCCACCGCGGCCGCCTACGCGCTACACCGCACCGGCTGTCTGGCGCTGGTCTGCGACGACATGCCGCGCGCCGAGGAACTGCTGCGCGGGGCGCTGCGGCGCTACCGGGAGATCGGCGAGCTCAACAGCAATGTGCTGCTGGGGCAGGTCGAGCTGGCGATGGCGGTGGCCTTCCGGGGCGAGCCGGCGGACGCGGTGCGGCTGTGCGAGGACGTCCTGGAGGTGTGTGAGGACCACGGGGAGCGCTGGACGCGGGCCTACGCCCAGTTCGTGCTGGCGTACGCGTCCTGGTCGCGGGGCGACGGCGAGCGGGCCCGGACCCTGCTGGAGGAGTCCCTGGCCGTCCATCACGCCTTCCACGACCTGCTGGGCGTGGTGCTGGCGATCGAGCTGCTGGCGATGGTGACGCTCGGCGAGGGGGACGCGGAGGAGGCGGCGGTGCTCCAGGGCGCCGCGGGGCGGATCTGGCCGTCGGTGGGGCTGCCGCTGTTCGGTTCGCGCTACTTCCGCCGGCCGCACGCGCTGTGCGAGGAACAGGCCCGGCAACGGCTGGGTGCCGAGCACTACGGGCGTGCCCTGCGCACCGGCGAGCGGCTCGGCCTGGACGCGACGGTGGCCCGGGTCCTGCGGCCCGCCGGTCCGGTGCCCACCCCGCACCGCACGGTACGGATCGTGCCGCCGGACACGAACGAGCCCGCCGCCTCCCCCTCCGCGAGCGGCGGGGAGACGGCGGGCTGA
- a CDS encoding DUF948 domain-containing protein gives MSGGEVAGILVAVFWAILVSFLALVLVRLAQTLKATTKMVAEVSEQAVPLLADASATVRSAHTQLARVDAIAADVQEVTANASALSSTVSSAFGGPLVKVAAFGYGVRRAIGKKGEPEPKRTVVLGRTLPGARRGGRRNRRSKD, from the coding sequence GTGTCCGGTGGAGAGGTGGCCGGGATCCTCGTGGCCGTCTTCTGGGCGATCCTTGTGTCGTTCCTCGCCCTCGTGCTGGTGAGGCTCGCGCAGACGCTCAAGGCGACCACCAAGATGGTGGCCGAGGTGTCCGAGCAGGCCGTACCCCTCCTCGCCGACGCCTCCGCAACGGTCCGCTCCGCGCACACCCAGCTGGCCCGCGTCGATGCCATCGCCGCCGACGTCCAAGAGGTCACCGCCAACGCCTCCGCGCTCTCCTCGACCGTGTCCTCCGCCTTCGGCGGTCCGCTGGTCAAGGTGGCGGCGTTCGGCTACGGCGTGCGCCGCGCGATCGGCAAGAAGGGCGAACCGGAGCCGAAGCGCACCGTCGTCCTCGGCCGTACCCTGCCCGGCGCCCGCCGCGGCGGGCGCCGCAACCGTCGCTCCAAGGACTGA
- a CDS encoding DUF6167 family protein: protein MFRRAFWFTTGAAAGVWATNKVHRKLRKLQPDSLAAQAADKAVETGHRLRQFALDVRAGMADREEQLHDALGLGEPTEVRELPAPRRAVLEPQYRTTRTTGHTGLTGPTGKEDH, encoded by the coding sequence ATGTTCCGCCGCGCATTCTGGTTCACCACCGGCGCCGCCGCCGGCGTGTGGGCCACCAACAAGGTCCACCGCAAGCTGCGCAAGCTGCAGCCCGACAGCCTCGCCGCACAGGCCGCGGACAAGGCCGTCGAGACCGGACACCGGCTGCGCCAATTTGCATTGGACGTACGAGCCGGAATGGCGGACCGTGAAGAACAGCTGCACGACGCCCTGGGGCTCGGCGAGCCGACCGAGGTGCGCGAGCTGCCGGCACCGCGCCGCGCGGTGCTCGAACCGCAGTACCGAACCACGAGAACAACCGGACACACCGGTCTGACCGGACCGACTGGAAAAGAGGACCACTGA